GTTTACTCTTATGTGGCAGTATGTAATGTAAAATGGAGCAAATGAACTTATTTCAGCACACAACATTTTTGCTTGTTATTGTGCAGCATATATAATATAAAATCATTGTTTGCAAGTTTAATGACAAAAATAAATTGGCAATTATTTGTCTCAGTGGCGGAATCTGTAATTGATGAGTTCTGTTCCTAAAGATTCCAACTGATAAGATTGATGCATAAAAGTACATATTCGCAATCTTACAAGCACGACAGGGTTTTATTAGATTCACTAGATCTTTTAAACATGATCAAATCTTATCATCatcaaaacatttaaataaaaagaTTTCACTGATTGTATCTGTCCATTATATCAATTCATTTCCTTGTCTATCAGTAGTATAATTATATGAAAATTCGTTAACAATCAACTAAATTAGTAACTTTCAACTTCAACTGGATCAAGTATTTATCACTTAACATAAGTAAGTTaagtatttattttgatttgaaaAGTGGTAATAGGTAAACTAACAATATCCTAGGCTTGTAAGAATCAAAAACACTTTATAATATTAGAAAAGTTTGAAAAAACtgttaagaaaaacaaaaagacaTCACAGCGATGTAGTAAAATCATTCAAAGTAATTAGTCTTTTCCTTTTTAATTCGATACATTAACTAAGTTCTCATTTTCGTCATGTTAAAGCTGTAGTTTTGTTTCATCCAGTGGTGTGgaatttgttttaatataaaCTGTTTAGCTTAGAATGATTCTACACATATATAGTCGACAACTATTTTCATAATATATTactcaattgattgatcactgggtggtgatcaatgtcatgagtgtcaaatacttcttagtgctgatcgaatgctatcgaccaagttgcaatgtggccactagtctaggtggctcgacactgcgtgcactatgttgaggtaagatggtggttggaggtggtcaacaagaaatcctggacccgggtttcgatagcattcgatcagcacaaagaaggacttgacacgtatgacatggatcaccactcagtgaccaatcaattgtgattacatctcagtcctacaggaggtcggtcgcggcacgaatagctcagtggtaacgtctctgactgtgaagctgggtgacccggaatcgaatccgtcagggagcaccagttccctcaagattacaggtacaccttgctgacgagtggcaagtagcacgaaacccaggcccagggtttcctgttgaccaccttcaaccaccatcttataatATATTACTGTTTATTTGTGTATTTACTTGTAAATTTTTTGTTAAAGTGACTCCATTTTAAATGGTACTTATAATGATGTTCTCAAATTAAAAAGGTAATCATATAGCTGGAAAATGGCGAAAAATACTCACTTTAATAATTGGATATCGTACTATTTCTAAGTATGAGAGTTCAATAACAGTGTGATCTTCTTTTGGTAAGACAAAATATGGTTCGTTATCATTTTCATCTTCGACAATAATATGTATTAATGAACGACCACGTTGTTGAGGTTGACCTTGATCTTCACCTACAATCCAAAATGTATATGCAACAATGTCTGTCTTATCAATCATTTTCGAAGTTTTAGTTTTCATTCCATAAGATTTGTGTGATAATGTAGATGTTAATGAGGATttagatgatgttgatgtttttTGTATTTCTGAAATTTCTTTCAACTTTTCACGATCAACTTTACCTTTCGTATATATCTTTACTAAATAAATACTTTTCTGCGTGTCGTAATAACTAAGTAACTCAAATGGCAAATATAATTTAGTTGATATATTAACTAAATGTCCATTTGCCGTATTCGCTGCTTTCGACAATGAAGATAAAGATAACGACAACTCACTGGCATGATGAGTGTGTCTATTATAAGGCATTAATTCAATTTCAAAGTGAATTAAACCATTACTACCTAGATCGTTGTCTGAACAAGTAATACTTCCAATATATTGATCTACTGGATTGTTTTCAGTCATATGAAATTCATATACTTGTTTTGCGAATGTAGGCTGTTCATCATTGTAATCACGTATGATAATCTGAATATTGATTGAATTCGATAAAGCTGGTAGACCACAGTCTCGAGCAACAACCGTAAATTCATAGCGATCACATATTTCTCGATCCAAGTTACCCTTGGATTGAATAAGCCCAGTTAATTCATTAATGTGGAAGTGATTAGCAATTTTATGGTCATCTACTATGTAATACTTTATTATAGCGTTTATCCCAGTATCATTATCTGTAGCTAGAAGTTTTACAACTTCATAATGCATCTGTTTCCTTTTTGGATCGCTGTCTTCCGTTATTGCTAATTGTAATTCACTGGAATTAAACATCGGTTTGTGATCATTCTTATCAGTAATTTCAACGTATAATACTTTATTTGACATTAGAGGTGGTTTTCCATGGTCATGGCATTCGACTATCAATTTTATATAATCAACTTGTTCACGATCAAACGATACGGATGCCGATAGTTTATAAATCATTTCTGACTGAGACCACATTCTTTTTTCAAGATTTATTTCATCACCCTGATTATTAGCTATGCCGCTATTAGCAACACCAGTCAATGTCTCGAGATTATTGTTAGTAATTATTGATGTTAATTTAAATTGGTCTCTGTATTTTTCTTTGAGAAAACATGAAATCCTGCCAttcaaaccatcatcatcatcggttACCGAAATGATAGCAAAATCTAATGGTAAATTCTTTGAGTGTTCGGGTATACTTAATGTTGTATTCCCATCAAGTGACTGGAATGTTATTACAGGGGAGTTATCGTTAACATCGATAACCTTCACAACCAACTTTGCAGTTGAAAAAGAATCTGTTTCGATTTGTTTTGGATTGAATGAAACAGAGTTATCTTCATTTGACTGGCTTTTAATTGACTCTTTTGAAACGTTCACTTCGTAACTGAATGGATTTCTTGCAATAATTGGAATAGTATAAATTGAATGTGATCTATGATTTAGTTTACTTTTGAGATATACAGAACCATTATTAGGATTTATGAAAAAGGTTGTTTTAATTAGATCTGACGCTTTGGAATCTAGTTCATAAATTATTTTGCTGTATACATCTCCCATGTCTAAATCAATAGCTGAAAATGTATATATTGGTAGAGCTGTATTAAAATTTTCAGCGATGTTAATTTCTGTATAATTCGTTGTGAAATATGGCTTATAATCATTTCTATCTTGCACTATGATATTCAATTCGAGGTAGCATCTTTGACTCGACTTACCATACTTACTGTTTGCTTCAATTATTAGATGATATTCAGCTAATGTTTCATAATCTAATGCTTTCGTTATATAAAGATTTAATAAATATGGCTTAATCAATGATCCAGTTGGTAAGATAATTAAGTTAAATGGTAAATCTAGTTCACGTGATTGAAATGCAGCTGACTGATATGTTTCAGTAgttttattttttgtatataaaaatattttatcggAACTGACAGTGTGATTTGGATGAGCATCAAGATCCAAAGGTTGATGCAATGGTATATTAATATGGGAATGAGGTTTAATATCTTCAGGTAAATAAATAGTCTGTTTAGAATCAGGTGTAAATGTACAATaattatcatcaatatcattTACAGTTAAATGAACACGAATTACTTCAATGATATCTattatgttatttattattttaattaaacttACACCGAATGTTAATCGACAATCATGTAAATATGAAGCATTGTAcaaatttaatattgtttgttgttGAATTTGTACATTAGATGGTATTTCTACaaaatgatgttgatgataattgaattcattgtaAGGACATAATTCTTCTCGATCAATTCTTTTGATTACATAAATTCTACCATCTTCTGGTGTTACATGAAATAAATATGCATGATCTTTATTAATTGGTCTAAATAATAAGTGTTTATGTTCTGCTATAATATAATTCGGTATATATTTGATTAAAACACCAACAAGTgtagtattttgttgttgttcttcaTGCATTACTAAACGTACAACAATTGTACAATCAATATTGACAATTGATAATATAAAAACACTAAATAATTGACAAAGAAACAGTCTAGAAtgtgaaatttttttattactaaTCAAATTTGTTTTACGTGTTTGACAAgttcttttttttgttatagTAATAGTACATAAAAGTTTTGATTTATATCTTTGTCCTATTTGTTGGTTGAATTGTTTTTCAACCTTGTCTGGAGCCAAAATCATTACGTTTAATCATGTTGATTGTATATACGTGTGGGAATATGATATTTGATccgtttatttttttaaattatccaTATTTTTACATGTTAATATTTCTTGATGAGAAAATTGTCTGAATTCAATGTTCCATTAGTTGAAAGGATCATACAAAACTTGGATTGCTTTGAAAATGTTTGATATAAAAGCTAAAATTAGGAAAGCAATAAACTGAAAGTCATCCAATAAACTAATGCACATAATATacaaaattattatatatactATACTATTACTATACATTATTCTAATCGTATCACCATGTTGAGTTTGTTGTATATCTCAATAATATTCAAGCACATCATCCCATTCTATGTctcatggatcaattgaataAAGATGGGTCTTGAGTACCTAATTTACCTACATAACTTATGCAATTCTATGATCGGTTTCGATTGATAAGAATGCTCTCGAAAGTGATTTAATTGCAAGACAAAATGGTAAGTAGTTATATTAAGATATTGGATGTTTGGAATCAATCACCAGAACGATATGAATCTGCATTCATTTTTGGAGCTGTCATTCATCAGAATGATGATCTGCAGTGTAAATGGAATCGAATATTCCCACTGGACTCAAAACAATATCATTCAATGTCATAGTCATGGAGTTTACTCCGAAGCTATACTTCATTATGTCAACAATACTGATttacaaacatcaaaattatatgATGAGTATTAGTTCCATTATGAGTGAAAATACGTCTTGCTGCAAAGTGCCAGCTGGTATGAAACAAACATCCAGATCTTTCTTCAGGCCCCATTAAACCATATGATATCCAGATATAGGTTGGGAGATGTTGAAAACCTAGTTACATTTTGTTACTCTATAGATAGGACTTGCTTAGCACTGTGGACTAGATAAATATAATATAGAGTACTAATTGGTAACCAGTTGCACATTTATCGCTTGGAAAATAAACACAACTAATGATTAACAAAGTTGAATGCGAAAATTCATGGAGATAAAATATGAGTATCATAAGACCTTTTCTTAAGGTTTTTATTACTAAGACAACTCTGTACATAAATAGAAAGCTTATATTTCTTCTGATACCTGAGGTGGTCAGTAATGCCATACAAAGAATTATGaaataattacattttatttgaaGGTCACTTATAGAATAGAACTCGTATTTAAATAGTTTCATAATCATAATGTTATTTCTGGGTTAGGCGAGAGGCTACTATCTAGATAGACCAATAAGAACTGAGAATCAACTCTAGGTTGTTCCTACTGGTTTATGCGTCATTGATCTGATCAAAAAGTCTATGTCCTAATTGTCGATCGTATCATGTGATAATTAACAGGCCATAAAGACATAACACATAATAAACCACTTTTTAAGGATCATAGTATGTTCTGCGAATTACGTAAAACAGTATAATCACGTATGATGAGAAATAGCATAAGATAAATTTACTGTCTGACAATTGTACAAGTGTGTGGAGTAAAATAATCTGCTTAATGGAtcttaacaaaaaaatatatataacatcATGTCGACTAGAAAATTACATATTTCAGAAGATACGAAATTCAAGTTCCATatctcctgataataatcaattaattaaattCAATGAGATTAGACAACCAACCATAATTAACAATCAAAGAAGATACAAATCCTGGATTTCCTTACAATCCTCTACTCAATCAaaaagttttttaaaaaatttctcTGTGGTGTTGTTAATGCTATGCTCATTAGATTAAAAAAGGTTGAGGAAATTGATGAAGATTTTAAAATGGAATATTCATTAAcagtaattttgaaaaaaaatcaagTCGAATTAGTGATGGTAATTCCGGACTGCATTTAAGAATATCGCTAACACTTGTTTAATAAATAACGATTAATTTCCCCTAAATGATGATGAACGTGTTTTTAAACAATCAACTTAAGTCACTTGTTAACTTTGTGATGACATAAATCACTCAATACCTTACTAAAGTTGATACGTTAGTTAATGCATTCATTCATGTGTAATGTAGAAAATGCATTGATTTTAGAATGGAAATATTTTCTGGTGCTCTTCAGAGTATACTTAAGTAGATTTTGGtaatgagaaaataaaataatccgATTTTTTTCTTTCTCGTTTAAATAACCCCTGAAGGGAAAACGGTGAATTAAATCACAAAGTACTGTGGAGTGGAGATAATTATATAATGTCTCAATTTTCAAAGGCCACGGTGTGCACATATtagtcttttatttatttttagtcCCTAGAAACCAATGCAGTAAGTTTGTGGCTGTTAGCATATTTAACCACACGTCGTCCTAAAGGAATGgtttttttattactttttttgttAAATGTAACTGTACCACTGAAGTATACGTaccagtatagggttgtggagattgttgaatttcattgagaccataaaccgatcaatgttaaacaactattgaaaacatgAGAGCACTAGACAGCATTTTCGTCTTAGCACAGCACTGCTTAGCAGTACGCATTAACGATCTCACACTTTGGACTTAAACCCAGAACCTCCGATTTTGTGAACGAACACCCCAGAACATGGCTTCCATTCAACGGTGTCAACGTCTGAAAAGGTCGCGCTATATCGTAGATTTATTAAAGTATAACATTAACACTGTCGAATGTCGGCTAattggtctaggggttaagcgtcGGCAAACAAGAcaggaggtcctgggttcaagttccGCATGCGTGATCATGGATGATCAGTGATGAGGAAGCTTGTGCTGGAACATAATGACCACCTAatgttttcagattttcaatggcgGTCTAGAACTGAaaggttcatgatctcaattacaaCTGAAGACTAGTTTCATAAAAATAGATCAATTAGATTGTAGTCACAATTCTTTTTATTTGACCGTTTGTAACTATAAGttaatatttatatcattaagAATAGGTAAGCTAGAGGTTCATCTAAACCATTAGAATTAAACTGTAACCATTTCATTCATAAACTTTTGAATCTCTCAGTTAACACATATAGTTGGATTATGCCTGTTAAATATGATTAATTTGATGATAAACAATTATTTGAATTTAGTTTTAAAGAAAACTGGTGAATTAAATTTGTAACTCGTTTCATGGTTATAAATTTCCGGTATATGAATTAAAAGTAACTTAACACCAAAACTTTTAAACGTAATGAGACCTACG
The sequence above is drawn from the Schistosoma mansoni strain Puerto Rico chromosome 3, complete genome genome and encodes:
- a CDS encoding putative cadherin, with the protein product MILAPDKVEKQFNQQIGQRYKSKLLCTITITKKRTCQTRKTNLISNKKISHSRLFLCQLFSVFILSIVNIDCTIVVRLVMHEEQQQNTTLVGVLIKYIPNYIIAEHKHLLFRPINKDHAYLFHVTPEDGRIYVIKRIDREELCPYNEFNYHQHHFVEIPSNVQIQQQTILNLYNASYLHDCRLTFGVSLIKIINNIIDIIEVIRVHLTVNDIDDNYCTFTPDSKQTIYLPEDIKPHSHINIPLHQPLDLDAHPNHTVSSDKIFLYTKNKTTETYQSAAFQSRELDLPFNLIILPTGSLIKPYLLNLYITKALDYETLAEYHLIIEANSKYGKSSQRCYLELNIIVQDRNDYKPYFTTNYTEINIAENFNTALPIYTFSAIDLDMGDVYSKIIYELDSKASDLIKTTFFINPNNGSVYLKSKLNHRSHSIYTIPIIARNPFSYEVNVSKESIKSQSNEDNSVSFNPKQIETDSFSTAKLVVKVIDVNDNSPVITFQSLDGNTTLSIPEHSKNLPLDFAIISVTDDDDGLNGRISCFLKEKYRDQFKLTSIITNNNLETLTGVANSGIANNQGDEINLEKRMWSQSEMIYKLSASVSFDREQVDYIKLIVECHDHGKPPLMSNKVLYVEITDKNDHKPMFNSSELQLAITEDSDPKRKQMHYEVVKLLATDNDTGINAIIKYYIVDDHKIANHFHINELTGLIQSKGNLDREICDRYEFTVVARDCGLPALSNSINIQIIIRDYNDEQPTFAKQVYEFHMTENNPVDQYIGSITCSDNDLGSNGLIHFEIELMPYNRHTHHASELSLSLSSLSKAANTANGHLVNISTKLYLPFELLSYYDTQKSIYLVKIYTKGKVDREKLKEISEIQKTSTSSKSSLTSTLSHKSYGMKTKTSKMIDKTDIVAYTFWIVGEDQGQPQQRGRSLIHIIVEDENDNEPYFVLPKEDHTVIELSYLEIVRYPIIKLLAIDNDAGINGTVRYEIHQITREIIKNNDQIKTIKDSFSMNQSVKNYEFLKNSLFTLNPLNGLLRLNTQFSQSDVDKMINIQIKAYDLGIPISKYSYITIHIKPVNITPSETKNGFDYELDDDYDVDHMEDWESDHLTYSNWSNHNRFSLNNYIILSTVVVSILLSIILMCSVACIIKYRKLKNNSVNHNLKDTNGLDEIKGDYPFSEDGFQNIKMSPIRTKFIHDDNIHNIDSLLPNLISEIPNNSITSCNITPTVNYATLQYNTSLSQYVNNHHHETTNSTLSSYSSTIQPTVLPQPLIVRLEPISTNLLANNCVQPISILYSTNSKEQIDLNSVNPFSTTCYPSTSYTNHSYNDNKFIDVTNEKFEDLHLVYDQTIRKLSYFNDENVLNKHNDYEWNSLTKSTLPELQQLCIHSQPSKRNSLTSLGQDSGNGDSLETTTMSFIPITQSIWLNNTMNDIYDKQPVNLSLVHVYTPLSSVKEIDCNNGNISTSNSLTITTTIATTTTPNISNTTTPENTVKYIH